CTAAAATCTGAGCATAAAAAGCAAGAGAAACGTTTTGTAAAAACAAAAAAAGAGGCTGTAAAAACAACAGCTACATCTCTTAAACGTGCAAAGAAAAGAAAAACTACAAAAAGAGATCCACGCTAATTGTTTAAAGACTATACTTTAGAGATTTTATATCAAGATGAGCATCTTGTAGCTATAAATAAGCCCAGCGGGCTTTTGGTTCACAAGTCTATGATCGATAGACACGAGATCTATTACGCGATGAAGATGTTACGTGATCAAATAGGGCAATGGGTTTATCCGATCCACCGTCTTGATAAACCTACAAGCGGAGTACTACTCTTTGCCTTAGATAAAGAGAGTGCTCGCCTTTTAAATGAACAGTTCCGAGAACGTTCTCCTCAAAAAACTTACATAGCAGTAGTCCGTGGTTATCTAGAAGACGGTGTTATCGACTATCCGCTCAAAGAGAAGCTGGATAAGATTGCAGATAAGGATGCAAAAGAGGATAAAGAGGCACAAGAGGCGATTACGGAGTATAAAGCTCTTGATCAAATAGAGCTGCAAGTTAGTGTCGGGAAGTATGATACTGTTCGCTACTCTTTAGTAGAACTACATCCACAAACAGGTCGAAAACATCAACTCCGTCGCCATATGAAACATATTTCTCATCATATTTTGGGAGATACGAAATATGGACGAGGTGAGCATAACAAGTTTATCCGAAAAGAATACAATGTGCATAGATTATTATTGCATTGCTGCTCTTTGCAATTTGTGCACCCTTATAGTGGAGAAGTAATCACTTTAAAAGCAGATTTAGATGATACATTTACAAATTTACTAAAAGAATTTAATTGGAGTATAAATGAGTAACGAAGTACAAGAGATATTTTTAAAAGATTATAAAAAACCGAGTTTTACTATTGAGAGTGTAAATCTTACATTTGAGCTTTT
Above is a window of Sulfurimonas marina DNA encoding:
- the truC gene encoding tRNA pseudouridine(65) synthase TruC, with amino-acid sequence MFKDYTLEILYQDEHLVAINKPSGLLVHKSMIDRHEIYYAMKMLRDQIGQWVYPIHRLDKPTSGVLLFALDKESARLLNEQFRERSPQKTYIAVVRGYLEDGVIDYPLKEKLDKIADKDAKEDKEAQEAITEYKALDQIELQVSVGKYDTVRYSLVELHPQTGRKHQLRRHMKHISHHILGDTKYGRGEHNKFIRKEYNVHRLLLHCCSLQFVHPYSGEVITLKADLDDTFTNLLKEFNWSINE